The following are encoded in a window of Solidesulfovibrio magneticus RS-1 genomic DNA:
- a CDS encoding SH3 domain-containing protein: MNKRLLPALTLLLLLAAAIGGCSVSIGVPPPPPPAGYVRVTAVESVYIRACPSTSCDVRTVAYRGQAVRVWEYDANGWARVTLVDSGATGWMYARYLALPR, translated from the coding sequence ATGAACAAGCGCCTGCTGCCAGCGTTGACCCTGCTGCTCCTGCTCGCCGCCGCCATCGGCGGCTGCAGCGTGTCCATCGGCGTGCCGCCGCCGCCGCCGCCGGCCGGCTACGTCCGGGTGACCGCCGTCGAATCCGTGTATATCCGGGCGTGTCCGTCCACCTCCTGCGACGTGCGCACCGTGGCCTACCGGGGCCAGGCCGTGCGGGTGTGGGAATACGACGCCAACGGCTGGGCCCGCGTGACCCTGGTCGACAGCGGGGCCACGGGCTGGATGTACGCCCGCTATCTGGCCTTGCCGCGCTAA
- a CDS encoding MBL fold metallo-hydrolase: MEVTVLVDNNTLIDCYLLAEPGLSLHLRDGDTQVLFDCGYSDVLRRNAATLGLDLADLDQVVLSHGHNDHTWGIVPLMACLAEHAANAGRTHRPKLTAHPQALTPRRLEHGEPIGSLLGYDALAQCFDLVLSREPVPITDRLLFLGEIPRLFPFENITPIGQRLDPDGLVPDDLPDDTALAYHGDDGLVVITGCSHAGICNIVEHARRTTGQRRVAAVVGGLHLRKPDPARFEATADYFRRIGLAALYPGHCTSLAAKIALSRTLPVHEVGCGLRLSFS; this comes from the coding sequence ATGGAAGTAACCGTCCTGGTGGACAACAACACCCTCATCGACTGCTACCTGCTGGCTGAACCCGGGCTGTCGCTCCATCTGCGGGACGGCGACACGCAGGTGCTCTTCGACTGCGGCTATTCCGACGTGTTGCGCCGCAACGCGGCCACGCTGGGCCTTGATCTGGCCGACCTGGACCAGGTGGTGCTCTCCCACGGCCACAACGACCACACCTGGGGGATCGTGCCGCTCATGGCTTGTCTGGCCGAGCACGCCGCCAACGCCGGCAGGACGCATCGGCCAAAGCTCACCGCCCATCCCCAGGCGCTGACCCCGCGCCGCCTGGAGCACGGCGAACCCATCGGTTCGCTCCTTGGCTACGACGCCCTGGCCCAGTGTTTTGACTTGGTCCTTTCGCGCGAGCCGGTCCCCATCACCGACCGGCTGCTGTTTCTTGGCGAAATCCCGCGGCTGTTTCCCTTTGAAAACATCACGCCCATCGGGCAGCGCCTGGACCCCGACGGCCTTGTGCCCGACGACCTGCCCGACGACACCGCTCTGGCTTACCACGGTGACGACGGTCTGGTGGTCATCACCGGCTGCTCCCACGCCGGCATCTGCAACATCGTGGAGCACGCCCGCCGCACCACTGGCCAGCGCCGGGTGGCCGCCGTGGTGGGCGGCCTGCATCTGCGCAAGCCCGATCCGGCCCGTTTCGAGGCCACGGCCGACTATTTCCGCCGCATCGGTCTGGCCGCCCTCTACCCCGGGCACTGCACGTCGCTTGCCGCCAAGATCGCCCTGTCCCGCACCCTGCCCGTCCACGAAGTTGGCTGCGGCCTGCGCCTGAGTTTCTCCTGA
- the glgB gene encoding 1,4-alpha-glucan branching protein GlgB codes for MRENSPIRHDVSRLTEEDIYLFKQGNHFDLPDKLGSAMMEVEGEPGVHFAVWAPNARTVSVIGDFNDWDPDSHPMAVRHDASGVHECFIPGVPKGTRYKYHINSQIGGYKADKADPFAFYWETSPHTASIVWDLDYQWNDAAWMENRRDKNGFASPISIYELHLGSFRRVHQDRYRSLSYRELADHLTDHVLRAGFTHVEFLPVMEHPFFGSWGYQTLGYFAPTSRYGTPQDFMALIDRLHQNGVGVVLDWVPSHFPADGHGLSYFDGTHLYEHADPRRGYHPDWNCYIFNTGRYEVRAFLISSALFWLGRYHADALRVDAVASMLYLDYSRRDGEWIPNIHGGRENLDNIDFLRRLNEMTYARFPDTETIAEESTSWPMVSRPPYLGGLGFGMKWNMGWMHDVLRYFSRDPIFRKYHHGELTFGIWYAFTENFVLALSHDEVVYGKGSLIRKMPGDDWRRFANLRLLYGFMFGHPGKKLLFMGGEFAQWQEWNHDAELQWELLDSPPHQGVLQWVADLNAVYRSEPALHQRDFKAEGFEWVDFRDAEASVLAFLRRGKDPDDMVLVVLNFTPVPREFYRVGVPRPGMWRELLNSDARPYGGSGLGNAGAVMAEAVESFDRPYSLTLTLPPLGAVFLRPA; via the coding sequence ATGCGGGAGAATAGCCCCATACGCCACGACGTTTCACGCCTGACCGAGGAAGACATCTATCTCTTCAAACAGGGCAACCACTTCGATCTGCCCGACAAGCTCGGTTCGGCCATGATGGAGGTCGAGGGCGAACCCGGCGTCCACTTCGCCGTCTGGGCTCCCAACGCCCGCACCGTCTCGGTCATCGGCGACTTCAACGACTGGGACCCCGACAGCCACCCCATGGCCGTGCGCCACGACGCCTCGGGCGTCCACGAATGCTTCATCCCCGGCGTGCCCAAGGGCACGCGCTACAAATACCACATCAACTCCCAGATCGGCGGCTACAAGGCCGACAAGGCCGATCCCTTCGCCTTTTACTGGGAGACCTCGCCCCATACCGCCTCCATCGTCTGGGACCTCGACTACCAGTGGAACGACGCCGCCTGGATGGAAAACCGCCGTGACAAAAACGGCTTTGCCTCGCCCATCTCCATCTACGAACTGCACCTGGGCTCGTTTCGCCGCGTCCACCAGGACCGCTACCGTTCCCTGTCCTACCGGGAACTGGCCGACCACCTGACCGACCACGTGCTGCGGGCCGGATTCACCCACGTGGAGTTCCTGCCGGTCATGGAACACCCCTTCTTCGGCTCCTGGGGCTATCAGACCCTGGGCTACTTCGCCCCCACCAGCCGCTACGGCACGCCCCAAGACTTCATGGCCCTTATTGACCGGCTCCACCAAAACGGCGTCGGCGTGGTGCTGGACTGGGTGCCCTCCCATTTCCCGGCCGACGGCCACGGCCTGTCCTATTTCGACGGCACCCACCTTTACGAGCACGCCGATCCGCGCCGGGGCTACCACCCGGACTGGAACTGCTACATTTTCAACACCGGCCGCTACGAAGTGCGCGCCTTTCTCATCTCCAGCGCGCTTTTCTGGCTGGGCCGCTACCATGCCGACGCCCTGCGCGTGGACGCCGTGGCCTCCATGCTCTACCTCGACTACTCCCGCCGCGACGGCGAATGGATTCCCAACATCCACGGCGGCCGGGAAAACCTCGACAACATCGACTTTTTGCGCCGCCTCAATGAAATGACCTACGCCCGCTTCCCGGACACCGAGACCATTGCCGAGGAATCCACATCCTGGCCCATGGTCTCGCGCCCGCCCTACCTCGGCGGCCTGGGGTTCGGCATGAAGTGGAACATGGGCTGGATGCACGACGTGTTGCGCTACTTTTCCCGCGACCCGATCTTCCGCAAATACCACCATGGCGAACTCACCTTCGGCATCTGGTACGCCTTTACCGAAAATTTCGTCCTGGCCCTGTCCCACGACGAGGTCGTCTACGGCAAAGGCAGCCTCATCCGCAAAATGCCCGGCGACGACTGGCGGCGTTTCGCCAACCTGCGCCTGCTCTACGGCTTCATGTTCGGCCATCCGGGCAAGAAGCTGCTGTTCATGGGCGGCGAATTCGCCCAGTGGCAGGAATGGAACCACGACGCCGAGCTGCAATGGGAGCTGCTCGACTCGCCGCCGCACCAGGGCGTGCTGCAATGGGTGGCCGACTTAAACGCCGTCTACCGGTCCGAACCGGCCCTGCATCAGCGCGATTTCAAGGCCGAAGGCTTCGAATGGGTCGATTTCCGCGACGCCGAAGCCAGCGTGCTGGCCTTTTTGCGGCGCGGCAAGGACCCGGACGACATGGTGCTGGTGGTGCTCAACTTCACGCCCGTGCCGCGCGAGTTCTACCGGGTCGGCGTGCCCAGGCCCGGCATGTGGCGGGAGCTGCTCAACAGCGACGCCCGCCCCTACGGCGGCTCGGGCCTGGGCAACGCCGGCGCGGTCATGGCCGAAGCCGTCGAGAGCTTTGACCGCCCCTATTCCCTGACGCTGACCCTGCCGCCCCTTGGCGCCGTGTTCTTGCGGCCGGCCTAA
- the malQ gene encoding 4-alpha-glucanotransferase, with product MLRRASGVLMHVTSLPSRFGIGDFGPGARRFARFLRQASQSYWQILPLSPTSTFIGNSPYSSDSAFAVSPLLISPEAMVEDGWLDAATLEAAVVEGDPAVADFEQAQAKKEALFRAAFAAGRQRLAGDAAYVVFCREAAGWLDDYALFRAAKREQHEAGFASWPAGLRDREPAALDALKIRMADEIEYARFVQYLAHSQWTALRAQLRQADIQVIGDMPIYVTEDSADVWANPELFKLGPDKRPVWVAGVPPDYFSKTGQRWGNPVYDWPAHEAEGFAWWLRRMERTLALYDIVRLDHFRGFEAYWEIAASEATAINGTWVKAPGQALFTTLTRRFPALPIIAEDLGVITAEVRELMAAFNFPGMRVLQFAFGPGIAENRDAPHNYEHNHVAYTGTHDNNTTLGWARGESGGEALESLYAYLGRRVPHEEVPWELLRLIMQSAASKVIAPMQDILCLGEGARMNMPSVAKGNWSWRAVDNHFDAAIAARLRGMTEIFGRNH from the coding sequence ATGCTGCGCAGAGCCAGCGGCGTGCTCATGCACGTCACCTCGCTTCCCTCCCGGTTCGGCATCGGCGATTTCGGCCCCGGCGCGCGGCGCTTCGCCCGGTTTCTGCGCCAGGCTTCCCAGTCCTATTGGCAGATCCTGCCCCTGTCGCCGACGTCGACCTTTATCGGCAACTCGCCCTACAGCAGCGATTCGGCCTTTGCCGTGAGTCCGTTGCTCATTAGCCCCGAGGCCATGGTCGAGGACGGCTGGCTGGACGCGGCAACCCTGGAGGCGGCCGTGGTGGAAGGCGATCCGGCCGTGGCGGATTTCGAGCAGGCGCAGGCCAAGAAAGAGGCGCTTTTTCGGGCAGCCTTTGCCGCTGGCCGCCAGCGACTGGCCGGCGACGCCGCCTATGTCGTCTTTTGCCGCGAGGCGGCCGGCTGGCTGGACGATTACGCCCTATTCCGGGCGGCCAAGCGCGAACAGCACGAGGCCGGCTTCGCCTCGTGGCCGGCCGGGCTGCGCGACCGCGAGCCGGCGGCCCTGGATGCGCTGAAAATCCGCATGGCCGACGAGATCGAATACGCCCGGTTCGTGCAGTACCTGGCCCACAGCCAGTGGACGGCCCTGCGGGCGCAGCTGCGGCAGGCCGACATCCAGGTCATCGGCGACATGCCCATCTACGTCACCGAGGACAGCGCCGACGTCTGGGCCAACCCGGAGCTGTTCAAGCTCGGCCCGGACAAGCGGCCGGTCTGGGTGGCCGGGGTGCCGCCGGACTATTTCAGCAAAACCGGCCAGCGCTGGGGCAATCCGGTCTACGACTGGCCGGCCCACGAGGCCGAGGGTTTTGCCTGGTGGCTGCGGCGCATGGAACGGACGCTGGCCCTCTACGACATCGTGCGCCTGGACCATTTCCGGGGCTTTGAGGCCTACTGGGAAATCGCGGCCAGCGAAGCAACAGCCATAAACGGCACCTGGGTCAAGGCCCCGGGCCAGGCGCTTTTCACCACGCTGACGCGCCGCTTCCCGGCCCTGCCCATCATCGCCGAGGATTTGGGCGTGATTACCGCCGAAGTGCGCGAACTCATGGCCGCCTTCAACTTCCCCGGCATGCGCGTGCTCCAGTTCGCCTTCGGCCCGGGCATCGCCGAAAACCGCGACGCGCCCCACAACTACGAACACAACCATGTGGCCTACACCGGCACCCACGACAACAACACGACCCTCGGCTGGGCGCGCGGCGAATCCGGCGGCGAGGCCCTGGAATCGCTCTACGCCTACCTCGGCCGGCGCGTGCCTCATGAGGAGGTGCCCTGGGAACTGCTGCGCCTGATCATGCAAAGCGCCGCCTCCAAGGTCATCGCGCCCATGCAGGATATCCTGTGCCTGGGCGAAGGCGCGCGCATGAACATGCCGTCTGTGGCCAAGGGCAACTGGTCCTGGCGGGCCGTGGACAACCACTTCGACGCGGCCATTGCCGCGCGGTTGAGGGGGATGACCGAGATATTCGGCCGGAATCATTGA
- a CDS encoding proline iminopeptidase-family hydrolase, giving the protein MQTQRPASEGLINVPGGRVFYRIVGQDAPGTPLLVVHGGPGLPHDYLEPLEALANARPVVLYDQLGCGRSDRPDDLSLFALPRYVEELDAVRQALGLMQLALLGQSFGALLSVEYLLRRGQEGVERLVLSGPCLSAARFAADQRAYLTAMPQGVQDAVAAAEAAGDYDSDAYQAAMGAFYAKHVCRLDPWPDCLMRAIEGMGLPSYLHLWGPSEFTLTGTLAGYDATPELGTITVPTLLTCGRYDEATPETTADFAGRIPGARLTVIEDASHSHHLEQPARYLETVEAFLA; this is encoded by the coding sequence ATGCAGACGCAACGCCCGGCTTCCGAGGGGCTGATCAACGTGCCCGGCGGTCGAGTCTTCTACCGCATTGTCGGCCAGGACGCGCCCGGCACGCCCCTTCTCGTCGTCCACGGCGGCCCGGGCCTGCCCCACGACTACCTGGAGCCTCTGGAAGCCCTGGCCAACGCCCGGCCGGTGGTTCTCTACGACCAGCTCGGCTGCGGCCGCTCCGACCGGCCAGACGACCTGTCGCTTTTTGCCCTGCCGCGTTACGTCGAAGAACTTGACGCCGTGCGCCAAGCCTTGGGGCTTATGCAGCTGGCTCTTTTGGGGCAATCCTTTGGCGCGCTGCTCAGCGTAGAATATCTGCTGCGGCGCGGCCAGGAAGGGGTTGAGCGGCTCGTGCTCTCCGGGCCGTGCCTGAGCGCCGCCCGGTTCGCCGCCGATCAGCGGGCGTATCTCACCGCCATGCCCCAAGGGGTGCAAGACGCCGTGGCCGCCGCCGAAGCGGCCGGCGATTACGACAGCGACGCCTATCAGGCGGCCATGGGCGCGTTTTACGCCAAACATGTCTGCCGTCTCGATCCCTGGCCGGACTGCCTCATGCGCGCCATCGAGGGCATGGGCCTGCCCAGCTACCTGCACCTGTGGGGGCCAAGCGAATTCACCCTGACCGGGACCCTGGCCGGCTACGACGCCACCCCGGAGCTGGGGACGATCACCGTGCCGACGCTATTGACCTGCGGCCGCTACGACGAAGCCACGCCCGAGACCACGGCGGACTTCGCCGGCCGCATCCCGGGGGCGCGGCTCACCGTCATCGAGGACGCCAGCCACAGCCACCACTTGGAGCAGCCGGCCCGCTACCTGGAAACCGTCGAGGCGTTTCTCGCCTAG
- a CDS encoding fumarylacetoacetate hydrolase family protein: MRLVSFAQNDGPRLGVRLGDVLIDLSQLDDSLPRDMIAFLAGGQEAFDAVRTAADNAPPAAQMRFSSAKLLPVVPRPGKIICVGLNYVDHAVEISPRNLPDHPTFFARLASTLVAHNEPLLRPMVSTKLDFEGELAVIIGKPGRLIPKNQALAHVGGYALFNEGSVRDYQFRTSQWFLGKNFDGTGAFGPELCTPDELPPGASGLLLCTRVNGELVQEATTTDMLFPVPALIAALSEAMTLQPGDVIVTGTPSGVGFARKPPRYLKPGDVCEIELESYGVLRNPVADALGE, encoded by the coding sequence ATGCGTCTCGTTTCCTTCGCCCAAAACGACGGACCTCGCCTGGGCGTACGCCTGGGCGATGTGCTCATCGATCTTTCCCAGCTTGACGACAGCCTTCCGCGCGACATGATCGCCTTCCTGGCCGGCGGCCAGGAAGCGTTCGACGCCGTACGGACGGCCGCTGATAATGCGCCTCCGGCCGCCCAAATGCGCTTTTCGTCGGCCAAACTGCTGCCCGTCGTGCCGCGCCCCGGCAAGATCATCTGCGTGGGGCTCAATTACGTGGACCACGCCGTGGAAATAAGCCCCCGCAACCTGCCTGACCACCCGACCTTCTTCGCCCGCCTGGCTTCGACCCTTGTCGCCCACAACGAACCGCTCCTGCGCCCTATGGTTTCGACCAAACTCGATTTCGAGGGCGAGCTGGCCGTCATCATCGGCAAGCCCGGCCGACTGATCCCCAAAAACCAGGCCCTGGCCCACGTGGGCGGTTACGCGCTGTTTAACGAAGGTTCCGTGCGCGACTACCAGTTTCGCACCTCCCAGTGGTTTCTCGGCAAGAATTTCGACGGCACCGGCGCGTTCGGCCCGGAGCTGTGCACTCCCGACGAACTGCCGCCTGGAGCAAGCGGCCTGCTTTTGTGCACCCGCGTCAATGGCGAACTGGTCCAGGAAGCCACCACCACGGACATGCTCTTTCCCGTTCCCGCGCTCATTGCCGCCTTGTCCGAGGCCATGACCCTGCAGCCCGGCGACGTCATCGTCACCGGCACGCCCTCCGGCGTGGGCTTTGCCCGTAAACCGCCACGCTACCTCAAACCCGGCGACGTCTGCGAAATCGAACTGGAAAGCTACGGCGTGCTGCGCAATCCCGTGGCCGACGCCCTCGGCGAGTAG
- the sppA gene encoding signal peptide peptidase SppA → MPSANQPLSVRRPALFGCLIAVAAVILVFGIAAAFGVFGHDEEGESLLGLAEARIGVVRVEGPINDAEEVVAFIRKLREDDTVKGVILRINSPGGAFGPSQEMYMAVKRLRAKKPVVASFSAVAASGGYYAACAADRIFSNPGSITGSIGVITQLANARELMQKLGLSMDSLTTGKLKDAGSPFKQLSDEQRAYLEGLINDLNAQFSGDVAKERKLTPEAVALIADGRAMTGARAQAIGLVDELGGQEDAVGYLKKELGLKGEVPLFKGPKKKNSFFEKLSSSLPLVDPRGAAALAALADALEGRQSLPELR, encoded by the coding sequence ATGCCCAGCGCTAATCAACCGCTCTCTGTCAGACGTCCGGCTCTGTTCGGATGCCTGATTGCCGTCGCGGCCGTGATCCTGGTTTTCGGGATCGCGGCCGCGTTCGGCGTTTTCGGCCATGACGAGGAGGGCGAATCCCTGCTCGGGCTGGCTGAGGCCCGCATCGGCGTGGTGCGCGTCGAAGGCCCGATAAACGACGCCGAAGAGGTCGTGGCCTTTATCCGCAAACTGCGCGAGGACGACACCGTCAAGGGCGTCATTTTACGCATCAATTCCCCTGGCGGAGCCTTTGGGCCGTCCCAGGAAATGTACATGGCCGTCAAACGCCTGCGGGCCAAAAAGCCCGTCGTGGCCTCCTTTTCCGCCGTGGCCGCCTCGGGCGGGTATTACGCCGCCTGCGCGGCTGACCGCATCTTTTCCAACCCCGGCTCCATCACCGGCAGCATCGGCGTCATCACCCAGCTGGCCAACGCCCGGGAGCTCATGCAAAAGCTGGGGCTGAGCATGGATTCGCTCACCACCGGCAAGCTCAAGGACGCCGGCAGTCCTTTCAAGCAGCTGTCCGACGAGCAGCGCGCCTACCTTGAAGGCCTCATCAACGACCTCAACGCCCAGTTCAGCGGCGACGTGGCCAAGGAGCGGAAGTTGACTCCCGAAGCCGTGGCGCTCATCGCCGACGGCCGGGCCATGACCGGGGCGCGTGCCCAGGCCATCGGCCTTGTGGACGAACTCGGCGGCCAGGAAGATGCCGTGGGTTACTTGAAAAAAGAGCTTGGCCTCAAGGGCGAGGTGCCGCTTTTCAAGGGGCCAAAGAAAAAGAACAGTTTCTTCGAAAAGCTGTCTTCCTCCCTGCCCCTGGTCGATCCGCGCGGCGCGGCTGCGCTTGCCGCCCTGGCCGACGCCCTGGAAGGCCGTCAGAGCCTGCCCGAACTTCGTTGA
- a CDS encoding 30S ribosomal protein S1, which produces MDKTQEMQNNSNMDMEVNFEDALENYLNEDFGDLEEGSITPGVVVRIGKEHVLVDVNFKSEGQIPVSEFMDALGELEVKVGDQIDVYVVSKNESEGTIIMSRERAKRMQLFDKLEEIQEKDDVISGKIVRRIKGGYTVDLGGVEAFLPGSHVDLRPVPDMDALVGQEFEFRVLKINRRRSNVIVSRRVLLEERRDSMRKDLLKTLEEGQTVTGRVKNITEYGVFVDLGGLDGLMHITDMSWKRIKHPKELVHLGDELELKVLSFDQDKQKVSLGMKQLIADPWENIAGKYPEDTRMSGKVTNLVDYGAFVELEPGVEGLVHISEMSWTRKLRHPSQMVHVGDEVEVVVLSVDPDKKRISLGMKQVRPNPWDIVAEKYPEGTILEGSVKNITEFGIFIGIEDGIDGLIHVSDISWTKKVRHPGEMFKSGDIVMAKVLTVDKENEKFTLGIKQLSEDPWTRVPDTYPVGAMVKGTVTNITDFGLFVEVEEGIEGLVHVSEISRKKVKTPAEIYKEGDEIEAKVIHVSADERRLGLSIKSIKDEEDKKKAKEFRTAGPSDTGSNLGELLRQKLEEDAQR; this is translated from the coding sequence ATGGACAAAACTCAGGAAATGCAGAACAATTCTAACATGGATATGGAAGTCAACTTCGAAGACGCGCTGGAAAATTACCTCAATGAGGATTTCGGCGACCTGGAAGAAGGCTCCATTACCCCGGGCGTCGTGGTCCGAATCGGCAAGGAGCACGTCCTGGTGGACGTCAACTTCAAGTCCGAAGGCCAGATTCCCGTCAGCGAATTCATGGACGCGCTCGGCGAGCTGGAAGTCAAAGTCGGCGACCAGATCGACGTGTACGTCGTCTCCAAGAACGAATCCGAAGGCACCATCATCATGTCCCGCGAGCGGGCCAAGAGGATGCAGCTTTTTGATAAGCTCGAGGAAATCCAGGAAAAAGATGACGTCATCAGCGGTAAGATCGTGCGTCGCATCAAAGGCGGCTACACGGTCGATCTCGGCGGCGTCGAAGCCTTTCTGCCCGGTTCCCACGTCGATCTGCGCCCCGTGCCCGACATGGATGCCCTGGTCGGCCAGGAATTCGAATTCCGCGTGCTCAAGATCAACCGTCGCCGCAGCAACGTCATCGTTTCCCGCCGCGTGCTCCTGGAAGAGCGCCGGGATTCCATGCGCAAAGACCTCCTCAAGACCCTCGAAGAGGGCCAGACCGTTACCGGTCGGGTCAAGAACATCACCGAGTACGGCGTTTTCGTCGACCTCGGCGGCCTCGACGGCCTCATGCACATCACCGACATGTCCTGGAAGCGCATCAAGCATCCCAAAGAGCTGGTGCATCTGGGAGACGAACTGGAACTGAAGGTCCTTTCCTTCGACCAGGACAAGCAGAAAGTGTCCCTGGGCATGAAGCAGCTCATCGCCGATCCCTGGGAAAACATCGCCGGCAAGTATCCCGAAGACACCCGCATGTCCGGCAAGGTCACCAACCTTGTCGACTACGGCGCCTTCGTCGAGCTTGAGCCCGGCGTCGAAGGGCTGGTCCACATCTCCGAGATGTCCTGGACCCGCAAGCTGCGCCACCCGAGCCAGATGGTCCACGTCGGCGACGAAGTCGAAGTGGTCGTGCTGTCCGTTGATCCGGACAAGAAGCGCATCTCGCTGGGCATGAAGCAGGTTCGCCCGAATCCGTGGGATATTGTGGCCGAGAAGTACCCCGAGGGCACCATCCTTGAGGGTTCGGTCAAAAACATCACCGAGTTCGGCATCTTCATCGGCATCGAGGACGGCATTGACGGCCTGATCCACGTCTCCGACATCTCCTGGACCAAAAAGGTCCGCCACCCCGGCGAGATGTTCAAGAGCGGCGACATCGTCATGGCCAAGGTCCTTACCGTCGACAAAGAGAACGAGAAGTTCACCCTGGGCATCAAGCAGCTCTCCGAAGATCCCTGGACCCGCGTGCCCGACACCTACCCGGTCGGCGCCATGGTCAAGGGCACGGTGACCAACATCACCGACTTCGGCCTGTTCGTGGAAGTGGAAGAAGGCATCGAAGGCCTGGTCCACGTCTCCGAAATCAGCCGCAAGAAGGTCAAGACGCCTGCCGAGATCTACAAGGAAGGCGACGAGATCGAAGCCAAGGTCATCCACGTCTCCGCCGACGAGCGCCGCCTGGGCCTGTCCATCAAGTCCATCAAGGACGAAGAGGACAAGAAAAAGGCCAAGGAATTCCGCACCGCCGGTCCTTCCGACACCGGAAGCAATCTGGGCGAGCTCCTGCGCCAGAAACTGGAAGAGGATGCCCAGCGCTAA
- the rimO gene encoding 30S ribosomal protein S12 methylthiotransferase RimO: MYRVHTISLGCPKNRVDTENVLGGLPFATTPAATPEAADLVVVNTCSFIAPAVEESVAAILEASEAIRELSPRPVLAVLGCLPSRFGQELRDGLPEVDIWGLPSELDLIPGRLAKALSAESAAPTGRLASTPPSYAYLKIAEGCDHACRYCTIPSIRGPLVSKPLDALVEESRGLLDKGASELVVVAQDVAAYGRDLGMKEGLKALLGKLLPLSGLKWLRLLYLYPSGVTDDLLAFLAGAGRPFVPYFDIPFQHVQPDMLAAMGRPKAASAETVVARVRRHFSDAALRSTFIVGLPGEKKEHFETLLRFVNEARLNHVGVFPYHREEGTPAAAMAGQVRSDVKARRVEAVMAAQREISADLLEDWVGRDTEVLVDSVHPEWPGLHVGRTWFQAPEIDGVTYVSGPGVAPGNMVTATIEDSKDYDLVGLA; encoded by the coding sequence ATATACCGCGTCCACACCATCAGCCTTGGCTGCCCCAAGAACCGTGTGGACACTGAAAACGTGCTGGGCGGCCTGCCCTTTGCCACGACCCCGGCGGCCACGCCCGAGGCGGCCGATCTGGTGGTCGTCAACACCTGTTCGTTTATTGCCCCGGCCGTCGAGGAGTCCGTGGCCGCCATCTTGGAAGCCTCCGAGGCCATCCGCGAGCTGTCGCCGCGCCCGGTGTTGGCCGTGCTCGGCTGCCTGCCCTCGCGTTTCGGCCAGGAACTGCGCGACGGTCTGCCCGAAGTCGACATCTGGGGCCTGCCCTCGGAGCTGGACCTCATCCCGGGCCGGCTGGCCAAGGCGCTGTCGGCCGAATCGGCCGCGCCCACCGGCCGTCTGGCCAGCACCCCGCCGTCCTATGCCTACCTCAAAATCGCCGAAGGCTGCGACCACGCCTGCCGCTACTGCACCATCCCGTCGATTCGCGGGCCGCTTGTGAGCAAGCCTCTGGACGCCCTGGTGGAGGAGTCCCGGGGGCTTCTGGACAAGGGCGCGTCGGAGCTCGTTGTGGTGGCCCAGGACGTGGCCGCCTACGGCCGCGATCTGGGGATGAAGGAAGGCCTCAAGGCCCTGCTGGGCAAGCTCCTGCCCCTTTCGGGCCTCAAGTGGCTGCGCCTGCTCTATCTGTACCCGTCCGGGGTGACGGACGATCTGCTTGCTTTCCTGGCCGGGGCCGGCCGGCCCTTCGTGCCGTATTTCGACATCCCGTTCCAGCACGTCCAACCGGACATGCTGGCCGCCATGGGCCGGCCCAAGGCGGCCTCGGCCGAGACGGTGGTGGCCCGGGTGCGCCGCCATTTTTCGGACGCCGCCCTGCGCTCGACCTTCATCGTGGGGCTTCCTGGCGAAAAGAAAGAACATTTCGAGACGCTGCTGCGGTTTGTCAATGAAGCCAGGCTCAACCATGTTGGCGTGTTCCCCTACCACCGCGAGGAAGGCACCCCGGCGGCGGCCATGGCCGGACAGGTGCGCAGCGACGTCAAGGCCCGGCGGGTGGAGGCGGTCATGGCCGCCCAGCGGGAAATCAGCGCCGATTTGCTGGAAGACTGGGTCGGCCGCGACACGGAAGTGCTGGTGGACAGCGTTCATCCCGAATGGCCGGGGCTGCATGTCGGTCGCACCTGGTTCCAGGCCCCGGAGATCGACGGGGTGACGTATGTCAGCGGCCCGGGCGTCGCGCCGGGCAACATGGTCACGGCCACCATCGAAGACTCCAAGGATTACGATCTGGTCGGCTTGGCATAA